One part of the Humulus lupulus chromosome 9, drHumLupu1.1, whole genome shotgun sequence genome encodes these proteins:
- the LOC133802060 gene encoding alpha,alpha-trehalose-phosphate synthase [UDP-forming] 1-like, giving the protein MSQVCGFGGNIGHDPHVMYTLSAVQVLALFDKLDVLDVEKVSNYILVKEKSNKRKNKRSEFRLLNHFLFFVHDRSLDFHAFCALYAVTDVALVTSLRDGMNLVSYEFVACQASKKGVLILSEFAGAAQSLGAGAILVNPWNITEVASSIAYALNMPVDEREKRHQHNFMHVTTHTSQKWAATFVSELNDTIVEAQLRTRQVPPLLPMKEVVDHYLESNNR; this is encoded by the exons ATGAGTCAGGTTT GTGGTTTTGGTGGCAACATTGGGCATGATCCACATGTAATGTATACCCTAAGTGCTGTGCAAGTTTTAGCCCTCTTTGACAAGCTTGATGTTCTAGATGTTGAGAAGGTGTCAAATT ACATTTTAGTGaaagaaaaatcaaacaaaaGGAAGAATAAAAGGTCTGAGTTCAG ACTGCTAAACCATTTTCTCTTCTTTGTACATGACCGATCTCTTGACTTTCATGCATTCTGCGCTCTGTATGCTgttactg ATGTTGCACTTGTTACTTCTCTTAGAGATGGAATGAATCTTGTGAGTTATGAGTTTGTTGCTTGCCAAGCATCCAAGAAAGGAGTCCTCATTCTGAGTGAG TTTGCAGGTGCAGCACAATCGCTCGGTGCTGGTGCCATTTTAGTAAATCCATGGAATATCACAGAAGTTGCTTCTTCCATTGCTTATGCTTTGAATATGCCAGTTGATGAAAGAGAAAAGAGACACCAGCATAATTTCATGCATGTAACAACTCATACATCTCAAAAATGGGCTGCAACCTTTGTTAG TGAACTTAATGATACTATTGTGGAAGCTCAACTGAGGACTAGGCAAGTTCCACCTCTACTTCCTATGAAAGAAGTCGTTGATCACTATTTGGAATCCAATAATagatga